A segment of the Acidobacteriota bacterium genome:
GCGCCAGGTAGGTCTTGCGGATGCGCCGGTCGGCCATGGCGAGGCCCAGGGTGCGGGCGGCGCCCGGGGTCCGCGAAAACAGGATGGCGCCTGAGGTCCCCCGCCCAAGGCGGTGCACCGGCGAAGCCCCGGCTCCGAACCGGTGCCGCACCCGGGCCAGCAGGGTGTTCTCCAGGAACCCGCCGCCCGGGAGCACCGGGAGCCCGGACGGCTTCCCCAGCACCAGCACGTGGTCGTCCTCCCGGAGCGTGGTGAACTCGAGGGGGGCGTCGGGCTCCTCCCACGGGGGGCGGTGCCAGGCCAGGCGGTCCCCGGCCCGAAGCCGGTCCCGGGCGGTCGCCGTGCGCCCGTTCAAGGACACCCGCCCCGCTTCGACCCGTTCCTGCCAGGCCTCCGCCGGGGAGTGCCGGTACTTCCGGGCATAGAAGGTCACCGGGTCGACCCCCGCCTCCCGGGCACTCACCTGGTCGTGGTAGATGTAACCGCTGTTTCGCATGGGCGGCGCCGGTCCGGGTCCCGCACCCGGGAGAATTCAAGACCACGGATGAACACGGATATACACGGATGACATGATTTAGCCGCTTCCGGCAATCTCCGCGTCACGAATCCCCCTCCGTGTTCATCCGTGTTCATCCGTGGTTCCGTTCTTCCCGTGTCCGGCGGACGTGTCCTGCACCCGGAACCCCATCACCAGGACGTCGTCCACCTGGTCGTAGACGCCGTCGGGGCCCGGCATCGCGGAGCGCCAGCTCTCGAAGGTCCGCTCGAGGGCCTCCCGCTGCCGTTCCATGGGCTCCGCGTGGATATCGACCAGGAGCTGGCGGAAGCGCCGGCGGGAGAACTTCTCCCCCCGCGTGCCCCCGAACTGGTCGGAGAAGCCGTCGGACGCGAGGTAGAGCCGGTCGTCGGGCAGGACGGCGACCCGGTGGGTGGTGAAGCCCACCCCATCCTTCCGGGAGATGCCCACGGGCTGACGGTCGGATTTCACCTGGGTGAGCGTCCCCTGCCGGACGAGGTACAGCGGGTGGTAGGCCCCGGCGAACTGGACCTCCCCGGGGTCCCCGCCGACGACGAGCAGGCCGATGTTGAGGCCGTCCTTGGCCTCGTCGCGCCGGCCGGTCTGCCGCAGGGCCCGCCGGACCCGCTGGCCCAGCTGGTCCAGGATCTCGCCCGCCGGCAGGGCCCGGTCCTCCGTGACCACCTCGTTGAGGAGGGTGATCCCCAGCATGCTCATCAGGGCGCCGGGGACGCCGTGGCCCGTGCAGTCGGCCACGGCGACGACGCACTGGTCCCCCGCCCGCTTCATCCAGTAGAAGTCCCCGCTGACGATGTCCTTGGGGCGGAAGAAGACGAAGTGCTCCCGGAAGAGGCCGTCCAGTTCCTCCTTCGGCGGCAGGACGCCCACCTGGATGCGGCGGGCGTAGTTGATCCCGGCAGTGATCTGGACGTTCTTCCGCTGGATTTCGTCCTTCTGGCGAACCACCTCGGCAGTCCGTTCCTCCACCTTCTGTTCCAGTTCCACGTTCTTCTGCTCGGTGAGCTGCTGGATCTCGAGGATCTTCCGCCGTTCCGTCTCCTCCCGGGCCTCCCGTTCCTCCTCGACTTCCTTCCGCAGGAGGTTGATGCGGGCCGCCAGGGCGATGGAGAAGAGCACCACCTGCAGCACCACGCCCAGCTTGAGGCTGATGACGGAGAAATACCCCAGGTCGAGGAGCTTGAGGAACCGGGGTCCCGTCACCCACGCGGTGATGAAGACGAGGAAGACCAGGGAGGTCTGCAAGTAGTACAGGGCGGGGCGGAACCGTCGGCGCCAGGCGTGGAAGCCGAAGACGATGAGAGAGAAGAAGACCAGGAGGTAGAGGTAGTTGTCGAGCCCGCCCAGGAAGCCGATGCCGGGGAAGATGAGCCGGACGGCGATGAAGGCGAGGACCAGCCCCAGGGCCCCCGTCAACCCGAGAAGGTAGCGGTTCCAGCCGCGAAACCGCCGGGGGGCGTCCAGGTAGTGCCGGGTGAAACTGACGAAGGCCATGAGCCCGGCGCTGGCCAGGGCCACCTGGGTGTTCCAGGTGTTGCTCAGGACGCGCGTGAGGTACTGGATGGTGTAGTCCATGCACATCAGGTACAAGGCGACCGCGAGGATGCCGAGCGAATAGTAAAGGTAGCTCTTGTCCCGGACGTAGAAGAAGAGGATCAGGTTGTAGACGGCCATGACCAGGATGATGCCCGCCACGAAGACCGACTGCGCCAGCGAGAGGAAGAAGCCTCTCTGGATCGGTGCGACCGAGATCAGGCGGGCCTGGATGCGCAGGTCGGAATAGCGGCTCCGCTCCAGGGTGGCGGTCCGCACGAAGACGGTCTTCACCTCGCCGGCGGGCCACTCCACCTCCACCAGCGAGGGCTCGAAAACGGTGGCCCGTTCGCCCGAGGTGACGTCGATGCCGTTCCGGCGCACCCGGACCCGCCCCTGACCCTCGTCCTCGTACAGCCAGAACTCCATGTAGGGATAAACCCAGAGATACCAGTTTGATATACCGGACTCGTTGCGGACCCGGACCCGGACCCAGTAGAACTTCACGCCGGGGGTGGTGGGGAGGTGGTCGGTGTAGCGGCCGGCCATGGCGGGGGAGCGGGCCTCGTCGAGGGTCAGGGCCCCCCCGGGGTCGGGCAGGACGCGGAGGGCGCCGGTGATCTCCTGGGTGTCGGCGCCCTTCCGAAGCACGAAAAGGTCGGGCTCCACCGCCGGGGGGGCGGGCGCCGCGGCGGCGAGGGTCGCGCAGAAGGCCGCGCAGGCCGCGATCCACCGCATTCCGGTGAACGTTTTCTCCATATCTCAAATCCCCTTCATTGACAACCGCATTTCCTCTCCGTCACTTGCCCGGTTCGGCCCCCTCCGGCTCCCGGTCGCTTCCGTGTCGGGGCCTCGAACACCGGCCTGGGGGTCTTCCTGCCAGGGCCCCGTGTCCGGCTTCCCGTCCGGATGACTCCCCCGGTTCCGGGTGGGTTAACCCCCGCCCCGCCCCCGGAAACGAGAGCGCCGGGTGGGCCTGCCCTCCCCGGCGCTCACGAAGTTCACGAGAGGGGTTCGGGTCAGCGGATGGCCTCGAAGACCTCCCGGATGCGGCCCAGGGCGTCGCTCATCTCCGGCCGGGTGATGACCAGCGGCGGGGCGAAGCGGATGATGTTGCCGTGGGTCTGCTTGGCCAGGATGCCGGCGTCCTTGAGGGCCAGGCACACGTTCCACGCCTCGAATCCCTTTTCGAAGACCACGGCGTTGAGCAGGCCCTTCCCGCGCACTTTCACCATTTTCGGGCAGTTGATCTTGCCGGCCTCCTCCCGGAAGAACTGGCCGAGGACCCGGGCGTTCTCCGCCAGGTTCTCGATCTCCAGCACGTCCAGGGCCGCCATGGCCACGGCGGAGGCCAGGGGGTTCCCCCCGAAGGTCGATCCGTGGGTCCCCGGCGTGAAGACGCCCATGACGTCGTGGTTGGCCACCACGGCGGAGACGGGGAAGACCCCGCCGCCCAGGGCCTTCCCCAGGGTCATGGCGTCGGGCTTGACGTCCTCGTGGTCCACGGCGAACTTGCGCCCGGTGCGGCAGAAGCCCGTCTGGATCTCGTCGGCGATGAAGAGCACGTTGTGCTTCGTGCAGATCTGGCGGATGGCCCGGAGGTAGCCCTCGTCGGGCACGTAGACGCCCGCCTCGCCCTGGATCGGCTCGATCAGGACGGCCACGGTGTTCGGGTTCACCGCGGCCTCGACGGCCGGAGCGTCGTTGTAGGGGACGATCCGGAAGCCCTCGAGGTAGGGGCCGTAGTTGATCCGGGCGTCGGGGTCGGTGGAGAAGGAGATGATCCCCGTGGTCCGGCCGTGGAAGTTCTCGGCCGCCACGATGATCTCCTGTTTCCCGTTGGCGACCCCTTTCTTTTCCACGCCCCACCGGCGCGCCATCTTGATGGCGGTCTCCACCGCCTCGGCGCCGGTGTTCATGGGCAGGGCCATCTCGAAGCCGGTGTACTCGCAGAGGCGCTTGAGGAAGGGCCCCATCACGTCGTTGTGGAAGGCCCGGGAGGTGAGCGTGCACCGCCCCAGCTGGTCCGTCATGGCCTTGACGATGCGGGGGTGGCGGTGCCCCTGGTTGACGGCGGAGTAGGCGGAGAGGAAGTCGAAGTATTCGCGCCCCTC
Coding sequences within it:
- a CDS encoding SpoIIE family protein phosphatase produces the protein MEKTFTGMRWIAACAAFCATLAAAAPAPPAVEPDLFVLRKGADTQEITGALRVLPDPGGALTLDEARSPAMAGRYTDHLPTTPGVKFYWVRVRVRNESGISNWYLWVYPYMEFWLYEDEGQGRVRVRRNGIDVTSGERATVFEPSLVEVEWPAGEVKTVFVRTATLERSRYSDLRIQARLISVAPIQRGFFLSLAQSVFVAGIILVMAVYNLILFFYVRDKSYLYYSLGILAVALYLMCMDYTIQYLTRVLSNTWNTQVALASAGLMAFVSFTRHYLDAPRRFRGWNRYLLGLTGALGLVLAFIAVRLIFPGIGFLGGLDNYLYLLVFFSLIVFGFHAWRRRFRPALYYLQTSLVFLVFITAWVTGPRFLKLLDLGYFSVISLKLGVVLQVVLFSIALAARINLLRKEVEEEREAREETERRKILEIQQLTEQKNVELEQKVEERTAEVVRQKDEIQRKNVQITAGINYARRIQVGVLPPKEELDGLFREHFVFFRPKDIVSGDFYWMKRAGDQCVVAVADCTGHGVPGALMSMLGITLLNEVVTEDRALPAGEILDQLGQRVRRALRQTGRRDEAKDGLNIGLLVVGGDPGEVQFAGAYHPLYLVRQGTLTQVKSDRQPVGISRKDGVGFTTHRVAVLPDDRLYLASDGFSDQFGGTRGEKFSRRRFRQLLVDIHAEPMERQREALERTFESWRSAMPGPDGVYDQVDDVLVMGFRVQDTSAGHGKNGTTDEHG
- a CDS encoding RNA pseudouridine synthase, translated to MRNSGYIYHDQVSAREAGVDPVTFYARKYRHSPAEAWQERVEAGRVSLNGRTATARDRLRAGDRLAWHRPPWEEPDAPLEFTTLREDDHVLVLGKPSGLPVLPGGGFLENTLLARVRHRFGAGASPVHRLGRGTSGAILFSRTPGAARTLGLAMADRRIRKTYLALAAGTGMPDTFTVDAPIGPVPHPLLPGLHAASPGGRPSLSHVTVIRRNPQDGTALLQVVIPTGRPHQIRIHLAFAGFPLAGDPLYGPGGLPRDRAVDDEREALPGDCGYRLHSWKIRFPHPAGTGEVEAVCPPPPELALQRDDGARPKDKRT
- the rocD gene encoding ornithine--oxo-acid transaminase — protein: MKLSTPEIIAMDNTYGAHNYHPIPVVISWAEGVKVKDPEGREYFDFLSAYSAVNQGHRHPRIVKAMTDQLGRCTLTSRAFHNDVMGPFLKRLCEYTGFEMALPMNTGAEAVETAIKMARRWGVEKKGVANGKQEIIVAAENFHGRTTGIISFSTDPDARINYGPYLEGFRIVPYNDAPAVEAAVNPNTVAVLIEPIQGEAGVYVPDEGYLRAIRQICTKHNVLFIADEIQTGFCRTGRKFAVDHEDVKPDAMTLGKALGGGVFPVSAVVANHDVMGVFTPGTHGSTFGGNPLASAVAMAALDVLEIENLAENARVLGQFFREEAGKINCPKMVKVRGKGLLNAVVFEKGFEAWNVCLALKDAGILAKQTHGNIIRFAPPLVITRPEMSDALGRIREVFEAIR